The following coding sequences are from one Paenibacillus sp. JDR-2 window:
- a CDS encoding carbohydrate ABC transporter permease, protein MSSMGKLNQHQARMAYLFITPTMLLFFAFTIIPVVMALYLSFTNYDVVSRMEFVKLDNYKKLFEDDLFWTTFKNVFFYSVIFVPLNIIISLLLAMLLNFKRFGVKLFRTLNYLPTLTSAVAASTVWIWLLHPEFGLVNNLLSYVGITGPAWLAQTETAMFSIIMVTLWQSVGSNMIIYIAGLQGVPDYLYESAKLDGATAFARFRYITWPQLRPTTFLVSTMAIIGALQLFDQAFVLTQGGPGNVTKTPVYLIYNQGFNQLKMGYASAQAFVLAVAILIFSFVNMRINKSEEPIV, encoded by the coding sequence ATGTCTTCAATGGGCAAGCTGAATCAGCATCAGGCCCGCATGGCCTACCTGTTTATTACCCCAACGATGCTGCTGTTTTTCGCTTTTACCATTATTCCTGTCGTCATGGCGCTCTACTTAAGCTTTACGAACTACGATGTGGTCAGCCGGATGGAATTCGTTAAGCTCGACAACTACAAGAAGCTGTTTGAGGATGATCTGTTCTGGACGACGTTCAAGAACGTATTCTTCTATTCCGTTATTTTCGTACCGCTGAACATCATCATTTCCTTGTTGCTTGCCATGCTTCTGAACTTCAAGCGGTTCGGCGTCAAGCTGTTCCGTACGTTGAATTATCTTCCGACATTAACCTCCGCCGTTGCGGCGTCCACGGTCTGGATCTGGCTGCTCCATCCGGAGTTCGGCCTCGTGAACAACCTGCTCAGCTACGTGGGCATCACCGGTCCGGCTTGGCTCGCTCAGACCGAGACGGCGATGTTCTCCATTATTATGGTGACGTTATGGCAGTCGGTCGGCTCCAATATGATCATTTATATCGCCGGCCTGCAAGGCGTGCCGGATTACTTGTACGAATCCGCCAAGCTGGATGGAGCAACCGCTTTTGCGCGGTTCCGTTATATTACTTGGCCGCAGCTTCGCCCAACAACCTTCCTTGTCAGCACGATGGCGATTATCGGGGCGCTGCAGCTGTTCGACCAGGCCTTTGTCTTGACGCAGGGCGGTCCGGGCAACGTGACCAAAACTCCGGTCTATCTCATTTATAATCAGGGCTTCAACCAGCTCAAGATGGGTTATGCTTCTGCCCAGGCGTTTGTGCTGGCTGTGGCGATTCTAATCTTCTCTTTCGTTAACATGCGCATTAATAAATCCGAGGAACCGATCGTGTAA
- a CDS encoding beta-L-arabinofuranosidase domain-containing protein — protein MKSIFEALPLGSIQAEGWLYNQLRIQADGLTGHLEEHWADVGPDNGWIGGNGESWERGPYYLDGLLPLAYILNDETLIAKANRWVEWALNSQQESGMFGPARIETVNNDVSKEQDWWHYMIMLKVFTQYEEATGDARVIPFLTKFADYVAGKIEDQPLQGWAKARGAELLLCLIWLYKRTGKEELLKLASIVKEQTTDWTDIFYDFPFWRKVEQWDWRTHVVNVAMGLKTPGVLYELTEDSHELEAVYRGIESLMTYHGQAHGMFSGDEWLSGTHPSQGVELCAVVEYMFTLEQLTRIFGDGKFADVLEKVAFNALPAAISADWTSHQYDQQVNQIICNVAPRAWSNGPYANVFGLEPNFGCCTANMHQGWPKLVSHLWMKDNGGGLAAVSYAPCLIRTDVAGGVKAELRVSGEYPFRERVKVELQLEHPASFAVRLRIPGWCEAPVITVNGTAASLEIKQGYAAINREWQTGDRIELTLPMEPKTVSRNLYAVSVERGPLVYALPVEESWQLLRKRERFHDYELYPASPWKYGLLADSTFKAVTSSEEIPYQPFLAVESPVKLAVLGQLVPDWRMEGNNAGTPPIAPNTDDQPVTELMLVPYGGAKLRIGEFPLIGERKTSRTR, from the coding sequence ATGAAGAGTATCTTTGAGGCTCTGCCGCTTGGCAGCATTCAAGCGGAGGGGTGGCTGTACAACCAGCTTCGGATTCAAGCAGACGGATTAACGGGACATCTGGAGGAGCATTGGGCGGACGTTGGCCCGGATAACGGATGGATTGGCGGCAACGGCGAAAGCTGGGAGCGTGGTCCTTATTATTTGGACGGATTGCTGCCGCTAGCTTATATTTTGAACGATGAGACATTGATTGCGAAGGCAAACCGCTGGGTGGAGTGGGCGCTGAACAGCCAGCAGGAGAGCGGCATGTTTGGGCCGGCACGAATCGAGACGGTGAATAATGACGTGAGCAAGGAGCAGGATTGGTGGCATTACATGATCATGCTCAAGGTCTTTACGCAATATGAGGAAGCGACCGGCGATGCGCGGGTTATTCCGTTCCTGACGAAATTCGCGGATTACGTGGCCGGGAAGATTGAGGACCAGCCGCTGCAGGGATGGGCTAAAGCGCGCGGTGCGGAGCTGCTGCTCTGCCTCATCTGGCTGTATAAGCGCACCGGGAAAGAAGAGCTGCTGAAGCTGGCTTCCATCGTGAAGGAGCAGACAACGGACTGGACCGATATCTTTTATGATTTTCCGTTCTGGCGGAAGGTTGAGCAGTGGGATTGGAGAACGCATGTCGTTAATGTGGCGATGGGACTCAAGACGCCGGGCGTGCTCTACGAGCTGACCGAGGACAGCCATGAACTGGAGGCGGTGTACCGCGGAATCGAAAGCCTGATGACTTATCACGGGCAGGCGCATGGCATGTTCTCCGGCGACGAATGGCTGTCGGGCACGCATCCAAGCCAAGGCGTGGAATTATGCGCGGTGGTTGAATATATGTTTACGCTGGAGCAGCTGACCCGGATTTTCGGAGACGGCAAGTTTGCCGACGTATTGGAAAAGGTAGCCTTTAACGCTTTGCCTGCCGCTATTTCGGCGGATTGGACTTCTCATCAATACGATCAGCAAGTCAATCAGATTATTTGCAACGTAGCCCCGCGCGCCTGGAGCAACGGTCCTTATGCCAACGTCTTTGGTTTGGAGCCGAATTTCGGCTGCTGCACGGCCAACATGCACCAGGGCTGGCCTAAGCTGGTTTCCCATTTGTGGATGAAGGATAATGGGGGCGGGTTAGCTGCCGTTTCTTATGCCCCTTGTCTTATCCGCACGGATGTCGCGGGCGGCGTGAAAGCCGAGCTTCGGGTATCCGGGGAGTATCCGTTCCGGGAGCGGGTAAAAGTAGAGCTTCAGCTGGAGCATCCAGCCAGCTTTGCGGTACGGCTGCGAATTCCGGGCTGGTGCGAAGCGCCGGTCATTACGGTAAATGGTACCGCCGCTTCGCTTGAGATCAAGCAAGGCTATGCGGCCATTAACCGTGAATGGCAGACCGGAGACCGCATTGAGCTGACGCTGCCGATGGAGCCGAAGACGGTATCCCGCAATCTGTATGCCGTAAGCGTAGAACGCGGACCGCTTGTTTATGCCCTTCCCGTGGAAGAGAGCTGGCAGCTGCTGCGCAAGCGCGAACGATTCCATGACTACGAGCTGTATCCGGCTTCCCCTTGGAAGTACGGCCTGCTTGCGGATAGCACGTTTAAGGCGGTTACGAGCAGCGAAGAAATTCCGTACCAGCCGTTCCTGGCCGTAGAGTCTCCTGTTAAGCTCGCCGTATTGGGCCAGCTGGTGCCGGATTGGCGAATGGAAGGCAATAATGCAGGAACTCCGCCAATCGCGCCGAATACAGATGATCAGCCGGTCACCGAGCTTATGCTTGTTCCGTATGGCGGAGCAAAGCTTCGAATTGGAGAATTCCCGTTAATCGGCGAACGAAAGACATCAAGAACACGATAA
- a CDS encoding glycoside hydrolase family 76 protein, giving the protein MVWAAKAEEAQQALEQLYWNPSINMYDIEIPCPDGACNTIFHYWWMAHAVDALADGLNRTGSDFYRERLAAFYEGILNRNSGEWPNELYDDMEWMAIAWLRAYQATGVEKYKGAALLLWEDIQTGWNEHAGGGIAWQKPQLDYKNTPANAPAVILAARLYQAFGREEDLAWAHKIFNWLKASLVDPETGFVWDGMNRTGDGSIDKDWKFTYCQGVYIGAAVELYRITGDSAYLRDAERTAKAAAAELLQGGLWPDEGDGDGGLFKGILIRYLGELASLSDERPELSALLEQQGQALWTRGSDPARKVFSTFWSVQPEERVTLSTQLSGIMLLEQLAVLEKRGLTSTALTEEVQS; this is encoded by the coding sequence ATGGTGTGGGCAGCAAAAGCGGAAGAAGCGCAGCAGGCATTGGAGCAGCTGTATTGGAACCCTTCGATTAACATGTACGATATCGAAATTCCGTGCCCGGACGGCGCTTGCAATACGATTTTTCATTACTGGTGGATGGCGCATGCCGTAGATGCATTGGCGGATGGACTGAACCGGACGGGAAGCGACTTCTACCGGGAGCGGCTGGCGGCCTTTTATGAAGGCATCTTGAACCGCAACAGCGGCGAATGGCCCAATGAACTCTACGACGACATGGAATGGATGGCCATCGCTTGGCTGCGCGCTTATCAGGCGACAGGCGTAGAGAAATACAAAGGTGCGGCTCTTCTCTTGTGGGAGGATATCCAGACCGGCTGGAACGAGCATGCGGGCGGCGGAATCGCTTGGCAGAAGCCGCAGCTGGATTACAAGAATACCCCTGCTAACGCCCCTGCCGTTATTTTGGCGGCAAGATTGTACCAGGCGTTCGGCCGTGAAGAGGATCTCGCTTGGGCTCATAAAATCTTCAATTGGCTAAAAGCAAGCCTTGTTGATCCGGAGACCGGCTTTGTCTGGGACGGCATGAACCGGACCGGTGACGGCTCGATTGATAAGGACTGGAAATTTACTTACTGCCAAGGCGTCTACATTGGCGCAGCGGTAGAGCTGTACCGGATTACGGGCGACTCGGCTTATTTGCGGGACGCGGAACGTACGGCCAAGGCAGCGGCTGCCGAGCTGCTTCAGGGCGGTTTATGGCCGGATGAAGGCGATGGAGACGGCGGCTTGTTCAAAGGCATTCTGATCCGCTATCTGGGCGAGCTTGCTTCCCTATCGGATGAGCGGCCCGAGTTGTCGGCGCTGCTGGAGCAGCAGGGCCAGGCATTGTGGACGCGTGGTTCCGATCCGGCGCGTAAGGTGTTCAGTACTTTCTGGAGCGTTCAGCCGGAAGAGCGCGTTACCTTAAGCACGCAGCTTAGCGGCATTATGCTGCTGGAGCAGCTGGCCGTGCTGGAGAAGCGTGGTCTGACAAGCACGGCGTTAACCGAGGAGGTACAATCCTGA
- a CDS encoding helix-turn-helix transcriptional regulator: MFHFECPPMPHFVQIGEDTYQIGRKHPDRSSIGVFDLLLVTRGCLYLAEGENELTLPAGNFGILRPDLEHHTVIPCREETHFYWLHFQTTGQWHPEPYDKEPLPPEQEPLYPPIEYFSFYLPRSGPVQSLGRGEEQFRELLQLYENPAGNSRWQEQQLFHAILLKLQEDSKEETTQSSHLQLAEDAALYLRKHYRDPLSYKRMAEELHFHANYIALCMKRTFGCTPLDYVTQYRIEQAKRLLIHTNEPVGTIAEDTGFGSFPYFVRCFHKRTGKTPKQFRMLYRQSKPPAST; this comes from the coding sequence ATGTTTCATTTTGAATGTCCGCCTATGCCCCATTTTGTTCAAATCGGAGAAGATACGTACCAGATCGGCAGAAAACATCCCGACCGCAGCAGCATCGGCGTATTTGATCTCCTGCTTGTAACCAGAGGATGTCTGTATCTGGCAGAGGGGGAGAACGAGCTCACCCTGCCAGCCGGTAATTTCGGCATTTTGCGTCCGGACTTGGAGCATCACACCGTTATCCCTTGCAGGGAAGAGACCCATTTCTACTGGCTGCATTTCCAGACGACCGGACAGTGGCATCCCGAGCCTTACGACAAAGAGCCCTTGCCGCCTGAGCAAGAGCCTCTTTATCCGCCTATCGAATACTTCTCCTTTTATTTGCCGCGCTCCGGCCCGGTACAAAGCCTCGGGAGAGGAGAAGAGCAATTCCGCGAGCTTCTTCAACTGTATGAGAATCCGGCCGGAAATTCCCGCTGGCAGGAGCAGCAGCTGTTTCACGCGATTCTTCTTAAGCTTCAGGAAGACAGCAAAGAAGAGACAACGCAAAGCTCCCATCTGCAGCTGGCCGAGGATGCCGCCCTCTATTTGCGCAAGCATTACCGCGACCCGCTGAGTTACAAGCGGATGGCTGAGGAGCTGCATTTTCACGCCAACTATATCGCCTTGTGCATGAAAAGAACGTTTGGCTGCACGCCGCTTGACTATGTCACCCAATACCGGATCGAACAAGCCAAACGGCTGCTTATTCACACCAACGAGCCTGTCGGCACTATTGCGGAGGATACCGGCTTTGGCTCCTTCCCGTATTTCGTCCGCTGCTTTCACAAGCGAACCGGCAAGACGCCAAAGCAGTTCCGGATGCTGTACCGTCAGAGCAAGCCGCCTGCTTCTACCTAG
- a CDS encoding aldose 1-epimerase: protein MTVNQANEGLFHGERAIWLRFGPYEAALLPEIGGNLIAFRDVEKEYRFLHEPTPEEMESFKARPMIHGIPVLFPPNRYEDGKFPWEGKVHQFDVNEPATGNHLHGFLYQTPWQVEDFGTTKTESYVVVSVQVDENHPSYASFPFNYTIRLRYSLSENGLLQQVTVRNDGEEVMPCLLAFHTSVNAPFVPGGQAQDYRIHMTLGERWELNERMLPTGQYQPLKEEEQLMRDSGVYPFFEAMDNHYTARPQNGRNLMELTDTKAGIKLVYDVGTSYKQWMIWNNNATEGFFCPEPQINLVNAPNVDLPADEIGLLSLAAGEIFEESSRLYVIKG from the coding sequence ATGACGGTAAATCAAGCAAACGAAGGATTATTTCACGGCGAACGCGCGATTTGGCTGCGATTTGGACCGTACGAGGCTGCTCTTCTTCCTGAGATCGGCGGCAACCTGATTGCTTTTCGCGATGTAGAAAAGGAATACCGTTTCCTGCATGAACCAACGCCCGAGGAGATGGAGAGCTTCAAGGCAAGACCGATGATCCACGGCATTCCCGTACTGTTCCCGCCGAACCGCTATGAGGACGGCAAATTCCCTTGGGAGGGGAAAGTTCATCAATTTGATGTAAACGAACCGGCAACGGGCAACCATCTGCATGGTTTCCTCTATCAAACGCCGTGGCAAGTAGAAGACTTCGGCACAACAAAGACGGAAAGCTATGTGGTTGTATCGGTTCAGGTGGATGAGAACCATCCTTCCTATGCCAGCTTCCCGTTCAACTATACGATCCGCCTCCGTTACTCGTTAAGCGAGAATGGTCTGCTGCAGCAGGTGACGGTCCGCAATGACGGAGAAGAGGTAATGCCTTGCCTGCTCGCTTTCCATACCTCGGTGAACGCACCGTTTGTGCCGGGCGGACAAGCTCAGGATTACCGCATCCATATGACGCTTGGCGAGCGTTGGGAGCTGAATGAGCGGATGCTGCCAACGGGGCAGTATCAGCCTCTGAAGGAAGAAGAGCAGCTTATGCGCGACAGCGGCGTATATCCGTTCTTCGAAGCGATGGATAACCACTATACGGCTCGTCCTCAGAACGGACGCAACCTGATGGAGCTTACCGATACGAAGGCTGGCATTAAGCTTGTCTATGATGTAGGCACCTCCTACAAGCAGTGGATGATCTGGAATAACAATGCGACGGAGGGTTTCTTCTGCCCAGAGCCGCAGATTAATCTGGTGAACGCGCCTAATGTGGATCTGCCTGCCGATGAAATCGGGCTCCTTAGCCTGGCTGCGGGAGAGATTTTCGAGGAATCCAGCCGGCTGTATGTTATAAAAGGCTAA
- a CDS encoding ABC transporter substrate-binding protein, with protein MKKWITMIALVTVVATAAGCAKTTTSSNGNSSESSNANASSNGQTDNASSNSGGGKAVELTFWGDWAGDGQKQFQTMVDAFNKSQDKIHVKYVLQQDLITKFLTAATSGGAPDVLLWDRWRTPLYAPKNVLHPIDDFMTKDGLNKDDFYGEALKELSNSDKLYGLPLTVDARALFYNKKLLTDAGVTQPPTTWDELEQAAIKTTKWNGSKLEVAGFSLADNGLFNMYLQQAGGSMLTDDGKKTNFNNEKGLSVLEFWDRMLNQDKVYKVGFEQGLGEGTDAFATGKVAMTYNGPWMLSTYKKYGKDLDFGVVPPPAGPNGDKGGVMGGFGLVIPEASKNQEAAWEFIKWWTANKDNALLWAKTSLNIPGYKPALDDPFFKEDPLWQPFLDTLEFAKTRPAHPGYSVMETEALIPNLELYQQKKQNAEDTLKKAQQRGDQQLADNEDVK; from the coding sequence GTGAAAAAATGGATCACGATGATCGCCTTGGTCACGGTAGTAGCAACAGCAGCCGGCTGCGCAAAAACAACGACAAGCAGCAACGGCAACAGCTCGGAGAGCAGCAATGCGAATGCAAGCAGCAACGGGCAGACGGATAACGCTTCAAGCAATTCCGGCGGCGGCAAAGCCGTAGAACTGACATTCTGGGGCGACTGGGCCGGCGACGGACAGAAGCAGTTCCAGACGATGGTTGATGCTTTCAACAAATCGCAAGACAAAATTCATGTCAAGTATGTGCTTCAGCAGGATCTGATTACGAAGTTCCTGACAGCTGCTACATCCGGCGGCGCACCTGACGTGCTGCTCTGGGACAGATGGCGGACTCCGCTGTACGCGCCGAAAAACGTGCTTCACCCAATCGATGATTTCATGACGAAAGACGGCTTGAACAAGGATGATTTCTACGGCGAAGCGCTGAAGGAATTGTCTAATAGCGACAAGCTGTACGGCCTTCCTTTAACCGTTGATGCCCGCGCACTATTCTATAACAAAAAACTTTTGACCGACGCAGGCGTAACGCAGCCTCCTACAACTTGGGATGAGCTCGAGCAGGCGGCAATCAAGACGACCAAATGGAACGGAAGCAAGCTTGAAGTAGCAGGCTTCTCGCTTGCCGATAACGGACTTTTTAATATGTATCTTCAACAAGCAGGCGGCTCGATGCTGACCGACGACGGCAAGAAAACAAACTTCAACAACGAAAAAGGCTTGTCCGTGCTTGAGTTCTGGGACCGCATGCTGAACCAGGACAAAGTGTATAAGGTCGGCTTCGAGCAAGGCCTTGGCGAAGGAACCGACGCTTTCGCAACCGGCAAGGTCGCAATGACTTACAACGGTCCATGGATGCTGAGCACGTATAAGAAATACGGCAAGGACCTGGACTTCGGGGTTGTGCCTCCTCCGGCTGGACCTAACGGAGACAAAGGCGGCGTGATGGGCGGCTTTGGCCTTGTTATTCCGGAAGCCTCGAAAAATCAGGAAGCGGCATGGGAGTTCATCAAGTGGTGGACGGCGAACAAGGACAACGCGCTTCTGTGGGCGAAAACAAGCTTGAACATTCCTGGCTACAAGCCGGCGCTTGACGATCCGTTCTTCAAGGAAGATCCGCTCTGGCAGCCATTCCTCGATACGCTCGAATTCGCGAAGACTCGTCCGGCTCACCCCGGCTACTCCGTCATGGAGACCGAAGCGCTTATTCCGAACCTGGAGCTGTACCAGCAGAAGAAGCAAAACGCGGAGGATACGCTCAAGAAAGCGCAGCAGCGGGGCGACCAGCAGCTCGCGGACAACGAAGACGTGAAATAA
- a CDS encoding glycoside hydrolase family 76 protein, with product MNRNKRYLWLAGAAAVILIALVWSLVWKDKTATTSVIWQERAEEAQLELTKSFWDDKRRLYNNAAPCIAQLCTDPFNYWWLAHAVDVLVDGYERNGDERYAEQIAKLHQGLLDRNAGVMINDYYDDMEWMALAWLRAYDATKDEKYKQATLELWEEIKGGWNEEMGGGIAWRKEQTDYKNTPANAPAAILAARVYGHFHDEEDLAWAKKIYDWQKETLVDPDTGLVWDGINRTGDGNIDKEWRFTYGQGVFIGAGVELFRATEDKAYLEDARRTAANLKEAFLSPATGMLPSEGDGDGGLFKGVLIRYLGELIAADPDGPERKEWIGMLKTNADSLWQYGKADDKAVFSNSWAEAPDAIVQLSTELSGMMLLEQMAVLEKNGQLQ from the coding sequence TTGAATCGTAACAAACGATATTTATGGCTGGCCGGCGCTGCGGCAGTTATCCTCATAGCGTTGGTCTGGTCATTGGTCTGGAAGGATAAAACGGCAACGACCTCCGTCATTTGGCAGGAGCGGGCGGAAGAAGCGCAGCTTGAACTGACGAAGTCTTTTTGGGACGACAAGCGTAGGCTCTACAACAATGCCGCACCGTGCATTGCTCAGCTATGCACCGATCCGTTTAACTATTGGTGGCTGGCGCATGCGGTGGATGTGCTGGTCGACGGCTACGAGCGTAATGGCGACGAGAGGTACGCGGAGCAAATCGCCAAGCTGCATCAAGGTCTGCTCGATCGCAATGCCGGCGTGATGATCAACGATTATTACGATGATATGGAATGGATGGCGCTGGCCTGGCTGAGAGCTTACGATGCCACCAAGGACGAGAAGTATAAGCAGGCAACGCTTGAACTGTGGGAAGAGATTAAAGGCGGCTGGAACGAGGAGATGGGCGGCGGCATCGCTTGGCGCAAGGAGCAGACCGATTACAAGAATACGCCGGCGAATGCTCCTGCTGCTATTTTGGCGGCACGAGTGTACGGACATTTTCATGATGAGGAAGATCTAGCCTGGGCGAAAAAGATTTACGATTGGCAAAAAGAGACGCTTGTGGATCCGGATACCGGTCTCGTATGGGACGGAATCAACCGGACGGGCGACGGCAATATCGACAAGGAATGGAGATTTACGTATGGCCAGGGCGTGTTTATCGGGGCCGGCGTTGAACTATTCCGGGCAACGGAGGATAAGGCTTATCTGGAAGATGCACGCCGTACGGCGGCTAATCTGAAGGAAGCGTTCCTGTCTCCGGCAACCGGCATGCTTCCATCGGAAGGCGACGGTGACGGGGGCTTATTCAAGGGGGTATTAATCCGCTATTTGGGAGAACTCATTGCCGCTGATCCGGATGGACCGGAACGTAAAGAATGGATTGGCATGCTTAAGACGAATGCCGATAGCTTATGGCAATACGGCAAAGCGGATGACAAGGCGGTATTCAGCAATTCATGGGCCGAAGCACCGGATGCGATCGTGCAGTTAAGCACGGAATTAAGCGGAATGATGCTGCTCGAGCAGATGGCCGTATTGGAGAAAAACGGACAATTACAGTAG
- a CDS encoding glycoside hydrolase family 76 protein, which yields MATQGKWAERAAIAQEDFRRLFWNEERGVMDQVVPCNGTCNDHWIYWWHAHVVDVLVDSLERTKSEEDEVLLERAFRGAKKWNGDTLLHNYYDDMEWMALGLLRAYRATGKSFYKEGALELWEDIKTAWNDHMGGGMAWKKDQLDYKNTPANAPASILAARIYRMDRREEDLEWAKRIYQFNKERLVDPETGFVWDGMNRLGDGQIDYDWKYTYCQGVFIGAGIELYNCTGDESYLVDAQRTAGATVQELVDPETGMLPREGNDDCGLFKGILIRYLVNLIRIQPDLSLPWVNLIRHNAGSLWEKGRSEAGLFSLSWAGEPEPEVQLSGQLSGVMLLEAMAELERDGFLAPR from the coding sequence ATGGCGACACAAGGGAAATGGGCAGAACGCGCGGCAATCGCGCAGGAGGATTTTCGCCGTCTGTTCTGGAATGAAGAGCGCGGCGTGATGGATCAGGTGGTGCCTTGCAACGGCACTTGCAATGACCATTGGATTTATTGGTGGCATGCGCATGTGGTAGACGTATTGGTAGATTCCCTGGAACGCACAAAGTCGGAAGAGGACGAAGTGCTGCTGGAGCGGGCATTCCGCGGGGCAAAGAAGTGGAACGGCGATACGCTGCTTCATAACTATTACGACGATATGGAATGGATGGCGCTTGGGCTGCTCAGAGCTTATCGTGCGACAGGGAAGTCCTTTTACAAGGAAGGCGCTCTTGAGCTGTGGGAAGATATCAAGACGGCGTGGAACGATCATATGGGCGGCGGCATGGCCTGGAAGAAGGATCAGCTGGACTACAAAAACACGCCTGCGAATGCCCCGGCCTCCATTCTGGCTGCGCGCATCTATCGGATGGACCGCCGTGAAGAAGACTTGGAATGGGCGAAGCGGATCTATCAATTCAACAAGGAACGGCTTGTGGATCCGGAGACCGGCTTTGTCTGGGACGGCATGAACCGGCTTGGCGACGGCCAGATCGATTACGATTGGAAGTATACGTATTGCCAGGGCGTCTTTATCGGAGCGGGCATTGAACTGTACAACTGCACGGGGGATGAAAGCTATCTCGTTGATGCGCAGCGAACCGCGGGGGCAACCGTCCAGGAACTGGTCGATCCGGAGACGGGCATGCTGCCGCGCGAGGGGAACGACGACTGCGGCCTGTTCAAAGGCATTCTGATCCGTTATCTGGTTAACCTCATCCGTATTCAGCCTGATTTGTCGCTGCCATGGGTCAATCTGATCCGGCATAACGCGGGCTCCTTGTGGGAGAAGGGTCGCTCGGAAGCCGGCTTGTTCAGCTTATCCTGGGCAGGAGAGCCGGAGCCGGAAGTTCAACTGAGCGGCCAGCTTAGCGGCGTGATGCTTCTTGAGGCAATGGCTGAGCTGGAGAGAGACGGCTTCCTCGCGCCTAGGTAG
- a CDS encoding carbohydrate ABC transporter permease produces the protein MGVLFYAVAIAIAAAMFLPFFWSLITSFKPSNEIFSVPIKWIPSKLTLEHYRSAFTTVPFAGYFANSFILAAAGVLCNLFFGSISGYAFAKLNFKLNKPLFRILLAAMMIPGIVTMIPSFYVLKHFPLIGGNDILGAGGNGFLNSFWGIILPGASGSFAVFFMRQFFLTLPSDMMEMARIEGAGEFRIFWNIYLPLTKPALATLSIFTFQAGWNSFLWPMIILNDPAKATIQMGLQAFSFNHQTDFGPMMAGALIAILPILVLFLLLQKYFVQGIAFTGTKG, from the coding sequence ATGGGCGTCCTGTTCTACGCGGTTGCGATAGCTATAGCGGCAGCAATGTTCTTGCCGTTTTTCTGGAGTCTGATTACTTCGTTTAAACCAAGCAACGAGATCTTCTCGGTGCCGATCAAGTGGATTCCGTCCAAGCTTACGTTAGAGCATTACCGGTCGGCGTTTACGACCGTACCGTTCGCGGGATATTTCGCAAACTCCTTTATCCTGGCCGCAGCGGGCGTATTATGCAACCTGTTCTTTGGGTCTATCAGCGGCTACGCCTTTGCCAAGCTGAACTTCAAGCTGAATAAACCGCTGTTCCGCATCCTGCTGGCGGCGATGATGATTCCGGGTATCGTGACGATGATTCCAAGCTTCTATGTATTGAAGCATTTCCCGCTGATTGGCGGCAATGACATCCTTGGAGCCGGAGGCAACGGCTTCCTGAACTCCTTCTGGGGGATTATTCTGCCGGGCGCATCCGGTTCGTTCGCGGTCTTCTTCATGCGGCAGTTCTTCTTGACGCTGCCTTCCGACATGATGGAGATGGCGCGGATCGAAGGCGCCGGCGAGTTCCGCATCTTCTGGAATATTTACCTGCCGCTGACGAAGCCGGCGCTTGCAACCCTTTCGATCTTTACCTTCCAGGCGGGCTGGAACAGCTTCCTATGGCCGATGATCATCTTGAATGATCCGGCGAAAGCAACGATACAGATGGGACTGCAGGCGTTCTCGTTCAACCATCAGACCGATTTCGGTCCCATGATGGCCGGCGCGCTTATTGCAATCCTGCCGATTCTCGTCTTGTTCCTTCTGCTCCAGAAGTATTTCGTACAGGGCATTGCCTTTACGGGAACGAAAGGCTGA